The proteins below come from a single Serratia fonticola genomic window:
- a CDS encoding bactofilin family protein has protein sequence MRNYNLLWCIWGLWTLSIVLWLTGISFTGIYLKRALLAALVLALLATLAFIYKITRTNQMLSFNKKNKAVNEEKAQELIDQPVPQPAAHSEPNILSEVADAIKPIRAKKDTFISNGALFTGVIEGDGNIIVEGRVEGNIICSHMVRIETSGHVKGEIRAQQITINGPVEGRCFADSLSIQPKGSMRGDIFADEISIEKGGLFIGQSQLMQKTPPQAQPAQAKVTALKKVEPEQQEQPTPQPSKHAN, from the coding sequence ATGCGTAATTACAACTTATTATGGTGTATATGGGGATTATGGACGCTGTCCATCGTTCTCTGGCTGACAGGGATCAGCTTCACCGGTATCTACTTAAAACGCGCGCTGCTGGCCGCCTTGGTTCTGGCACTGTTGGCAACGCTGGCGTTTATCTACAAAATAACAAGGACGAATCAAATGCTGTCATTCAACAAGAAAAATAAAGCCGTTAATGAGGAAAAAGCACAGGAGCTGATCGATCAGCCCGTGCCTCAGCCGGCTGCTCACTCCGAGCCAAACATCCTGTCTGAAGTTGCCGACGCCATCAAGCCAATCCGTGCCAAGAAGGACACCTTTATCTCTAATGGTGCGCTGTTCACCGGTGTGATCGAAGGCGATGGCAATATCATTGTCGAAGGCCGGGTTGAGGGAAATATCATTTGCAGCCACATGGTACGCATTGAAACCAGCGGCCATGTCAAAGGCGAAATCCGCGCCCAGCAGATCACGATCAATGGCCCAGTTGAAGGCCGTTGCTTCGCCGACTCGCTGTCAATCCAGCCGAAGGGCAGCATGCGCGGTGATATTTTCGCCGACGAAATCTCCATCGAGAAAGGCGGCCTGTTTATTGGCCAGTCCCAGTTGATGCAAAAAACGCCTCCTCAAGCCCAGCCCGCTCAGGCAAAAGTGACCGCACTGAAAAAGGTTGAACCTGAACAGCAGGAACAACCGACCCCACAGCCGAGCAAGCATGCCAATTAA
- the pstB gene encoding phosphate ABC transporter ATP-binding protein PstB, giving the protein MSLITPGSLPRLDVQQLADEQTALAVNGLDLFYGDKQVLHNISLRIPKHRVTALIGPSGCGKSTLLRCFNRMNDLVDRCRIDGELQLNGETISGPQIDVAALRRRVGMVFQRPNPFPKSIYENVVYGLRLQGVRDRRILDEAVERSLRAAALWHEVKDRLRENAFRLSSGQQQRLVIARAIAVEPEVLLLDEPTSALDPISTLTIEELISVLKQRYSVVLVTHNMQQAARVSDYTAFIHQGTLVEYNDTDAIFTSPRQRRTEDYITGRYG; this is encoded by the coding sequence ATGAGTCTGATAACGCCGGGCAGCCTACCCCGGCTGGATGTCCAGCAGTTGGCCGATGAGCAGACCGCGCTGGCGGTCAACGGCCTGGATCTGTTTTATGGTGACAAGCAGGTGCTGCACAATATTTCCCTGCGTATTCCCAAACACCGGGTGACAGCGCTGATCGGCCCTTCAGGCTGCGGCAAGTCGACGCTGTTGCGCTGCTTTAACCGGATGAACGATCTGGTGGATCGCTGCCGGATTGACGGCGAACTGCAGCTTAATGGCGAAACCATTTCCGGCCCGCAGATTGACGTTGCCGCTTTGCGGCGGCGCGTGGGTATGGTATTCCAGCGGCCAAACCCGTTCCCGAAATCGATCTACGAAAACGTAGTCTACGGCCTGCGCTTACAGGGAGTCCGTGACAGGCGTATTCTGGATGAAGCCGTGGAGCGATCCTTGCGTGCCGCCGCGCTGTGGCATGAGGTGAAAGATCGGTTACGGGAAAATGCGTTCCGTCTCTCCAGCGGCCAACAACAGCGGTTGGTGATTGCACGGGCGATCGCGGTTGAGCCGGAAGTGTTGCTGCTCGATGAGCCGACCTCTGCGCTGGATCCGATTTCCACCTTAACCATCGAGGAATTGATTTCGGTGCTGAAACAGCGCTACAGCGTGGTGCTGGTGACCCACAACATGCAGCAGGCCGCACGGGTTTCCGACTATACGGCGTTTATCCACCAGGGGACGCTGGTGGAATATAACGATACCGACGCGATTTTCACTTCGCCACGCCAACGCCGTACAGAGGATTACATCACTGGTCGCTATGGCTGA
- the pstA gene encoding phosphate ABC transporter permease PstA, with the protein MRSWVKSGSPWIWLTAASVAISLLALIGILLLLAGQGTRYFWPSPVYQFELNQTAAGPVSVVGELYQRQTISRQQLQDAGVVLPPGEAQSFIRYLIKVGNRESEGQDFRTLLASDVSSMTTPRDLLVLERNSNGTAYGYLAGLLEDGQPLTGSDLSQALQQRLPQIAALTRQARDIQFRDMARINEQFEHLRLHEKSLQRENKLDARWQASIRAERQELQRQYRQLAGKLQGLERDRQRDALLLRDMHGQVHTIPLSQVRDAWYPNDMSSGQKLAHWTKQVQKFLTDSPREANTEGGVFPAIFGTVLMVILMSIVVMPFGVIAAVYLHEYAGNNLLTRLIRISVVNLAGVPSIVYGVFGLGFFVYMVGGSLDRLFYADSLPNPTFGTPGVLWAALTLALLTLPVVIVATEEGLSRIPVSLRQGSLALGATRAETLWRIVLPMAAPAMMTGLILAVARAAGETAPLMLVGVVKSVPVLPVDDIFPYLHLERKFMHLSFQIYDMAFQSPSVEAARPLVFATAFLLVVIVVGLNLTAMGIRHSLRERYKAWSQ; encoded by the coding sequence ATGAGAAGCTGGGTGAAAAGCGGCTCCCCGTGGATTTGGCTGACGGCGGCATCGGTGGCCATCAGCCTGCTGGCGCTGATCGGCATTTTACTGCTGCTGGCCGGGCAGGGGACGCGTTATTTCTGGCCTAGCCCAGTCTATCAGTTCGAGCTGAATCAGACGGCCGCAGGCCCGGTATCGGTAGTGGGTGAGCTATATCAACGGCAGACGATCTCGCGCCAGCAACTGCAAGACGCCGGTGTTGTGTTGCCACCAGGGGAAGCGCAGAGCTTTATCCGCTACCTGATCAAAGTGGGGAACCGGGAAAGCGAAGGGCAGGATTTCCGTACTTTGCTGGCCAGTGACGTCAGTAGCATGACTACCCCACGCGATTTATTAGTGTTGGAGCGTAACAGCAATGGCACCGCGTACGGCTATCTGGCTGGTTTACTGGAAGATGGCCAACCGTTGACCGGCAGCGATCTGAGCCAGGCGTTGCAACAGCGCTTGCCGCAAATTGCGGCGCTGACGCGACAGGCGCGCGATATTCAGTTCCGCGACATGGCACGGATTAACGAACAGTTTGAGCATTTACGCTTGCATGAAAAGAGCCTGCAGCGTGAGAATAAGCTGGATGCGCGCTGGCAAGCCTCTATCCGTGCCGAACGGCAGGAGTTGCAACGCCAATACCGCCAGCTTGCTGGCAAACTGCAAGGGTTGGAACGCGATCGCCAGCGTGATGCTTTACTGCTGCGCGACATGCACGGGCAGGTTCACACCATTCCCCTGAGCCAAGTGCGCGATGCCTGGTATCCGAACGACATGAGCAGCGGGCAGAAGCTGGCGCATTGGACCAAGCAAGTACAAAAATTCCTGACCGACAGCCCACGGGAAGCCAATACCGAAGGGGGCGTGTTCCCGGCGATCTTTGGTACCGTGTTGATGGTGATCCTGATGTCGATTGTGGTGATGCCGTTTGGCGTGATTGCCGCCGTCTATCTGCACGAGTATGCCGGTAATAATCTGCTGACGCGGCTGATCCGCATCTCTGTAGTGAATCTGGCGGGGGTGCCGTCGATCGTCTACGGCGTATTTGGTCTGGGGTTCTTTGTCTATATGGTGGGGGGCTCGCTCGATCGGCTGTTTTACGCCGACTCCTTGCCGAACCCGACGTTCGGCACACCGGGCGTGCTGTGGGCCGCCTTGACCCTGGCACTGCTGACCTTGCCGGTGGTGATTGTTGCCACTGAAGAAGGGTTGTCGCGTATTCCCGTTTCGTTGCGCCAGGGATCATTGGCTCTGGGAGCCACCCGGGCGGAAACCCTCTGGCGGATTGTGCTGCCGATGGCGGCACCGGCGATGATGACCGGCTTGATCCTGGCCGTAGCACGAGCGGCGGGGGAAACGGCACCGCTGATGCTGGTTGGCGTGGTGAAATCGGTACCGGTGCTGCCGGTGGACGATATTTTCCCCTATTTGCACCTGGAACGTAAATTCATGCACCTGAGCTTCCAGATCTACGATATGGCGTTCCAGAGCCCCAGCGTAGAAGCGGCGCGGCCACTGGTGTTTGCCACGGCATTCCTGCTGGTGGTCATTGTGGTTGGGTTGAACCTGACGGCAATGGGCATCCGGCATTCGCTAAGGGAGCGGTATAAAGCATGGTCGCAGTAA
- a CDS encoding ABC transporter permease subunit gives MAQTTLNQHPRDRLRAHVDRGVQGAVTVSGLLVLMTLMLIFVYLLLSVLPLFKPASLGTSRVLPMSYSSPALAIGMDVQQRIGYRIDRQGEGYFYQLQAPNHNPIQQTLLSQPTLLAQAVGERDLFALAHADGRLVVAQADFAPAGGGEPQWRFPLGQDPLAFDPHGHALTLLSLAQVRQGNFLLAAVTDDNRLLLGRFSPTLQGQPAEIPLTTAPQQLLLTPDGRQLYLLTGNQLARYQIEGAHPQLRETRTLGEHPPYRLTALPGGSALLIQAGDGSLREWFDVEKNQRHQLAPIQQFTHQTSAQELLVAEPYRRVFATLQPQGEFALFSSIQSKPLLKDKLPVNVQQMAFAPRGDGLLLETAQGWQHYAVDNLYPDVTWRSLWQRLWYENYPEPAYVWQSTSGEDSYQAKFSLMPVIFGTFKAAAYSMLFAIPLALAGAIYTACFMSAGLRRVVKPAVEVMGALPTVVIGLVAGIWLAPMIERYLLAVLALPFLLAGVVLLCSWLVNRFTARPWSPGWDLLLLLPVVVLTVWLALAVGPWLELKLFGEPLHFWLGEDFDQRNTLVVGVAMGFALVPIIFSLAEDALFSVPASLSRGSLALGATQWQTVLRVVLPSASAGIFSALMIGFGRAVGETMIVLMATGNTPLIDGSLFQGLRAMAANIAIEMPEAVTGSSHYRVLFLTALVLFIFTFVFNTLAEAIRLRLRKRYTLNQETP, from the coding sequence ATGGCACAGACAACGCTTAACCAACATCCCCGGGATCGCCTGCGTGCGCACGTTGATCGTGGCGTACAAGGGGCCGTGACCGTCAGTGGGTTGCTGGTATTGATGACGCTGATGCTGATCTTTGTCTATCTATTGCTTTCGGTTTTACCGCTGTTCAAACCGGCCTCGCTAGGCACTTCACGCGTATTGCCAATGAGCTACAGCTCCCCGGCGCTCGCCATCGGGATGGACGTACAGCAGCGTATTGGTTATCGCATCGACCGCCAGGGGGAAGGGTATTTTTATCAGTTGCAGGCACCGAACCATAACCCTATACAGCAAACGCTATTGAGCCAGCCTACCTTATTGGCTCAGGCGGTTGGAGAGCGTGACCTGTTTGCCCTGGCGCATGCGGATGGCCGATTGGTGGTTGCCCAGGCCGATTTTGCACCGGCGGGCGGTGGTGAACCGCAGTGGCGTTTTCCGCTGGGGCAGGATCCCTTGGCATTTGATCCCCATGGGCATGCACTGACATTGCTAAGCCTGGCGCAAGTCCGCCAGGGCAATTTCCTGCTGGCGGCGGTAACGGACGACAACCGGTTGCTGTTGGGGCGTTTCAGCCCGACGCTTCAGGGCCAACCCGCGGAAATCCCTTTGACCACCGCACCACAACAACTGCTGCTAACGCCGGATGGACGCCAGCTTTATCTGTTAACCGGCAACCAACTGGCCCGCTATCAGATTGAAGGGGCACATCCGCAGCTGCGTGAGACGCGAACCTTGGGTGAACATCCTCCCTACCGCCTGACGGCGTTGCCAGGGGGGAGCGCATTATTGATCCAGGCTGGTGACGGTAGCCTGCGTGAATGGTTTGACGTGGAGAAAAACCAGCGCCACCAGTTAGCACCAATACAGCAATTTACCCATCAGACTTCCGCACAGGAGTTGTTAGTAGCCGAACCGTATCGGCGGGTGTTCGCAACCTTGCAGCCGCAGGGCGAGTTCGCCTTGTTTTCCAGTATCCAGTCCAAGCCGTTACTGAAGGACAAGCTCCCCGTCAACGTACAACAGATGGCGTTTGCCCCACGTGGCGACGGTCTGTTGCTGGAAACTGCCCAGGGTTGGCAGCATTATGCCGTGGATAATCTCTATCCAGACGTTACCTGGCGTTCACTGTGGCAGCGGCTGTGGTATGAGAACTACCCTGAGCCAGCGTATGTGTGGCAATCCACTTCGGGTGAAGATAGCTACCAGGCTAAATTCAGCCTGATGCCGGTGATCTTTGGCACCTTCAAGGCGGCAGCATACTCCATGTTATTCGCCATCCCGCTGGCGCTGGCCGGGGCGATCTATACTGCCTGTTTTATGTCAGCAGGGTTAAGACGGGTCGTCAAACCGGCGGTTGAGGTGATGGGCGCGTTGCCAACGGTAGTGATTGGGCTGGTGGCCGGTATCTGGCTGGCACCGATGATCGAGCGTTATCTGCTGGCCGTGTTGGCGTTGCCGTTCCTGTTGGCCGGGGTCGTGCTGTTATGCAGTTGGCTGGTTAACCGATTTACGGCGCGGCCTTGGTCACCGGGTTGGGATTTACTGTTGCTGTTACCGGTGGTGGTGCTGACCGTTTGGCTGGCGCTTGCCGTAGGGCCTTGGCTGGAGCTTAAGCTGTTTGGTGAGCCGCTGCACTTCTGGTTGGGCGAGGATTTCGATCAGCGCAATACGTTGGTGGTGGGCGTGGCGATGGGCTTCGCACTGGTGCCGATTATCTTTTCACTGGCAGAGGATGCGTTGTTCAGCGTGCCAGCCTCGCTTAGCCGGGGTTCGTTGGCCCTGGGGGCCACCCAGTGGCAAACCGTATTGCGCGTGGTGTTGCCTTCCGCCAGCGCCGGTATTTTCTCTGCGCTGATGATCGGTTTTGGCCGCGCGGTGGGGGAAACCATGATCGTTCTGATGGCCACCGGCAATACGCCGCTGATCGACGGCAGCCTGTTCCAGGGCTTACGGGCGATGGCGGCCAATATCGCTATCGAAATGCCAGAGGCCGTCACGGGCAGCAGCCATTATCGGGTCCTGTTCCTGACCGCGCTGGTGTTGTTCATCTTTACCTTTGTGTTTAACACGCTGGCGGAGGCGATACGTTTACGCTTGCGTAAGCGCTATACGCTGAACCAGGAGACACCATGA
- the ppk1 gene encoding polyphosphate kinase 1 — translation MGQEKLYIDKELSWLSFNERVLQEAADKSNPLIERMRFLGIYSNNLDEFYKVRFADLKRRILISEEQGSGGASRHLLKKIQAKVLKTDQEFDGLYNDLLLEMARNQIFLINERQVSENQQIWLRQYFKHHLRQHITPILINHDTNLVQFLKDDYTYLAVEIIRGTRIDYALLEIPSDKVPRFVNLPPEAPRRRKPMILLDNILRYCLDDIFKGFFDYDALNAYSMKMTRDAEYDLVTEMESSLLELMSSSLKQRLTAEPVRFVYQRDMPNEMVELLRNKLGISNYDSVIAGGRYHNFKDFISFPNVGKANLVNRPLPRLRHIWFDKFRNGFDAIREKDVLLYYPYHTFEHVLELLRQASFDPSVLAIKINIYRVAKDSRIIESMIHAAHNGKKVTVVVELQARFDEEANIHWAKRLTEAGVHVIFSAPGLKIHAKLFLISRREGDDIVRYAHIGTGNFNEKTARIYTDYSLLTADSRITNEVRRVFNFIENPYRPVSFDNLMVSPQNSRRMLYDLIDREIANALAGENAAIMLKINNLVDKGLVDRLYTAAAAGVKIRLLVRGMCSLIPNLPGISDNIQVISIVDRFLEHDRVYVFENKGDKRVYLSSADWMTRNIDYRIEVAVSLLDPALKQRVLDILELLFSDTVKARYIDKELSNQYVPRGNRRKVRAQVAIYEYLKALEQPDN, via the coding sequence ATGGGTCAGGAAAAGCTCTACATCGACAAAGAATTAAGCTGGTTATCCTTTAATGAACGCGTGTTGCAGGAAGCCGCAGATAAGAGCAATCCCTTGATTGAGCGCATGCGATTTCTGGGCATTTACTCCAATAACCTGGACGAATTCTATAAAGTCCGTTTTGCCGATCTGAAACGGCGCATCTTGATCAGCGAAGAACAGGGTTCAGGTGGCGCTTCACGTCATCTGCTGAAAAAAATTCAGGCCAAGGTGCTGAAGACCGATCAGGAGTTCGACGGCCTGTACAACGATCTGCTGCTGGAGATGGCGCGCAACCAGATATTCCTGATCAACGAGCGCCAGGTGTCAGAGAACCAGCAAATCTGGCTGCGGCAATACTTCAAGCATCATTTGCGCCAGCACATCACGCCGATCCTGATCAATCACGACACCAATCTGGTGCAGTTCCTGAAGGACGATTACACCTATCTGGCGGTGGAGATCATTCGCGGTACGCGCATCGATTATGCGTTACTGGAAATTCCGTCCGACAAAGTGCCCCGTTTCGTCAATCTGCCGCCGGAAGCCCCCCGCCGACGCAAGCCAATGATCCTGTTGGATAACATCCTGCGCTATTGCCTGGACGACATCTTCAAGGGCTTCTTCGACTATGACGCGCTCAACGCCTATTCGATGAAAATGACGCGCGATGCAGAATACGATCTGGTGACCGAAATGGAATCCAGCCTGTTGGAACTGATGTCGTCGAGCCTGAAACAGCGCCTGACCGCCGAGCCGGTACGCTTTGTGTATCAGCGCGATATGCCCAATGAGATGGTAGAGCTGCTACGTAACAAACTGGGGATATCCAACTACGACTCGGTGATCGCCGGTGGCCGTTACCACAATTTTAAAGACTTCATCAGCTTCCCGAACGTCGGCAAGGCCAATCTGGTCAACCGACCGCTACCGCGCCTGCGGCATATCTGGTTCGATAAATTCCGCAACGGCTTCGATGCCATCCGCGAAAAAGACGTGCTGCTGTACTACCCGTATCACACCTTTGAACACGTGCTGGAGCTGCTGCGTCAGGCGTCGTTCGATCCCAGCGTGCTGGCGATAAAAATCAATATCTATCGGGTAGCCAAAGACTCACGCATTATCGAATCGATGATCCATGCTGCACATAACGGTAAGAAAGTGACCGTGGTGGTGGAGCTACAGGCACGCTTCGACGAAGAGGCCAACATCCACTGGGCCAAACGCTTGACCGAGGCCGGGGTGCACGTGATCTTCTCCGCGCCGGGGCTGAAAATTCACGCCAAACTATTCCTGATCTCGCGCCGTGAAGGCGACGATATTGTGCGCTATGCTCATATTGGTACCGGCAACTTTAACGAAAAAACCGCCCGTATCTACACCGACTACTCGCTGCTGACCGCCGATTCGCGCATCACTAACGAAGTACGCCGGGTATTCAATTTTATTGAAAATCCGTACCGGCCGGTCTCCTTCGACAACCTGATGGTTTCGCCGCAGAACTCCCGCCGCATGCTGTACGATCTGATCGATCGGGAAATTGCCAACGCATTAGCCGGTGAAAACGCCGCTATTATGTTGAAAATAAATAATCTGGTGGATAAAGGGCTGGTAGATCGGTTATATACCGCTGCCGCTGCTGGCGTGAAAATCCGTCTGTTGGTGCGCGGCATGTGTTCGCTGATCCCCAACCTGCCGGGAATTAGTGACAATATTCAGGTTATCAGCATCGTCGACCGTTTTCTGGAACACGATCGGGTATACGTTTTCGAAAACAAAGGTGACAAACGGGTTTACCTCTCTTCCGCCGACTGGATGACCCGTAACATAGATTACCGTATCGAAGTGGCAGTATCGCTGCTTGATCCGGCGCTCAAGCAGCGCGTTCTGGATATTCTGGAGCTGCTGTTTAGCGATACGGTCAAGGCCCGCTATATCGATAAAGAACTGAGCAACCAGTATGTACCGCGTGGCAATCGCCGTAAGGTCCGTGCACAGGTGGCCATTTATGAGTATTTAAAAGCTCTGGAACAACCGGACAACTAG
- the ppx gene encoding exopolyphosphatase has protein sequence MPLKSTATNNKPQEIAAIDLGSNSFHMVIARVVNGALQVLGRLKQRVHLADGLDSENVLSEEAMERGLACLALFAERLQGFPADNVTIVGTHTLRQAVNAEVFLKRAEKVIPYPIEIIAGQEEARLIFMGVEHTQPEKGRKLVIDIGGGSTELVIGEDFEPLLAESRRMGCVSFAHMFFPEGEISKTNFKRARLAAAQKLETLAWQYRIQGWQYALGASGTIKAAHEVLVAMGEKDGLITLERLELLVEQVLQFKNFSALSLPGLSEDRQSVFVPGLAILCGVFDALAIRDLRLSDGALREGVLYEMEGRFRHQDIRSRTAKSLADHYNIDREQAKRVLETTELLYAQWMAQNTKLVQPQLEALLKWAAMLHEVGLSINHSGMHRHSAYILQNTNLPGFNQEQQLLLSALVRFQRKAIKLEELPRLNLFKKKYYLPLIQLLRLSTLLNNQRQATTTPETLRLATDDNHWTLRFPAGYLTQNNLVQLDFEREQEYWNDVVGWKLVIEEEGEQDADAKPAA, from the coding sequence ATGCCGCTAAAAAGCACTGCAACCAATAATAAGCCACAGGAAATCGCTGCCATCGATCTTGGCTCGAACAGTTTCCATATGGTGATCGCCCGCGTCGTTAACGGCGCCTTACAGGTGTTAGGCCGTTTAAAACAGCGGGTACACCTTGCCGATGGATTGGACAGCGAAAACGTGCTCAGTGAAGAAGCCATGGAGCGGGGCTTGGCCTGCCTGGCGCTGTTTGCCGAGCGATTACAGGGGTTCCCGGCGGATAACGTCACCATCGTGGGTACCCACACCCTGCGTCAGGCGGTGAATGCCGAGGTGTTCCTCAAGCGGGCGGAAAAAGTGATCCCTTATCCGATCGAAATCATCGCCGGGCAGGAAGAGGCCCGTCTGATTTTTATGGGGGTCGAACATACTCAGCCGGAAAAAGGCCGCAAGCTGGTGATCGACATCGGCGGTGGCTCTACCGAACTGGTGATCGGGGAGGATTTCGAGCCTCTGCTGGCAGAGAGCCGCCGCATGGGTTGCGTGAGCTTTGCCCACATGTTCTTCCCTGAAGGGGAGATCAGCAAAACCAACTTTAAGCGGGCACGCCTGGCCGCCGCACAAAAATTGGAAACCCTGGCCTGGCAATACCGCATCCAGGGCTGGCAATATGCCTTGGGGGCATCTGGCACCATCAAGGCCGCTCACGAAGTTTTGGTGGCCATGGGTGAAAAAGACGGTTTGATTACCCTTGAAAGGCTGGAGTTGCTGGTTGAGCAGGTGTTGCAGTTTAAAAACTTCAGCGCCCTGAGCCTGCCGGGCCTGTCGGAAGATCGTCAATCGGTATTTGTGCCGGGGCTGGCGATCCTGTGTGGGGTATTTGATGCGCTGGCAATCCGCGATCTGCGCCTGTCCGACGGTGCCTTGCGCGAAGGCGTGCTGTATGAAATGGAAGGTCGCTTCCGCCACCAGGATATTCGCAGCCGCACGGCCAAAAGCCTGGCCGATCACTATAATATTGACCGCGAGCAGGCCAAGCGCGTGCTCGAAACCACCGAGCTGTTATACGCCCAGTGGATGGCGCAAAATACCAAGCTGGTGCAGCCACAGTTGGAAGCGCTGTTGAAATGGGCCGCCATGCTGCATGAGGTGGGGTTGAGCATCAACCATAGCGGTATGCACCGCCACTCCGCCTATATTCTGCAAAATACCAACCTGCCAGGCTTCAACCAGGAGCAGCAGTTGCTGCTGTCGGCGCTGGTGCGTTTCCAGCGTAAAGCGATCAAGCTCGAAGAGTTACCCCGCTTGAACCTGTTCAAGAAGAAGTACTATCTGCCGCTGATCCAGCTGTTACGCCTGAGCACCCTGCTTAACAATCAGCGTCAGGCCACCACTACACCGGAAACCCTGCGTCTGGCAACGGATGATAATCATTGGACGCTGCGCTTCCCCGCGGGCTATCTGACGCAGAACAACCTGGTACAGCTCGATTTTGAGCGCGAGCAGGAATACTGGAATGACGTGGTTGGCTGGAAACTGGTGATAGAAGAAGAAGGCGAACAGGACGCAGACGCAAAACCTGCGGCTTAA